A stretch of the Vitis vinifera cultivar Pinot Noir 40024 chromosome 16, ASM3070453v1 genome encodes the following:
- the LOC100252838 gene encoding ERAD-associated E3 ubiquitin-protein ligase HRD1B, producing the protein MIKLQTYAGLSLVATLAVIYHAFNSRGQFYPATVYLSTSKISLVLLLNMGLVIMCILWQLTKRVFLGSLREAEVERLNEQSWREVMEILFAITIFRQDFSVTFLAMVTALLLIKALHWLAQKRVEYIETTPSVPMLSHIRIVSFMGFLLILDSLFLYSSLKYLIQTRQASVSLLFSFEYMILATTTVSTFVKYVFYVSDMLMEGQWEKKAVYTFYLELIRDLLHLSLYLCFFLVIFMNYGVPLHLIRELYETFRNFRVRIADYIRYRKMTSNMNDRFPDATPEELDASDATCIICREEMVTAKKLICGHLFHMHCLRSWLERQHTCPTCRALVVPPENGTTTAGGQHGPRSDFHQASTSTQGLTGDVADDNLNWHRARLQAAASAAAIYEKSFVYPSPNTLVWSPGYVSLPQASGATMNYGDRLSGDLNIPGSQMEAQKKFLEYHIEVLQNQLQLLQKLSKPEEGMGMAPTASSAGKGKDVASSSSSVPDSGHHGEIEETDT; encoded by the exons ATGATTAAGCTGCAAACATATGCGGGGCTTAGTTTAGTTGCTACTCTGGCTGTTATCTATCATGCGTTTAACAGTAGAGGCCAGTTCTACCCAGCTACAGTTTATCTATCAACGTCCAAAATCAGTTTGGTGCTCCTCCTCAACATGGGTCTAGTCATCATGTGCATTCTGTGGCAACTAACTAAGCGTGTTTTTCTTGGGTCCCTACGAGAAGCTGAGGTTGAGAGACTGAATGAGCAATCATGGCGGGAAGTCATGGAAATACTTTTTGCAATAACTATTTTCCGACAGGACTTTTCAGTTACTTTTCTTGCTATGGTTACTGCTCTTCTGTTAATCAAAGCTTTACATTGGTTGGCCCAGAAGAGAGTTGAGTACATTGAGACAACCCCTTCGGTTCCTATGTTGTCTCATATCCGTATTGTATCATTTATGGGCTTCCTTCTTATCCTGGATAGTCTCTTTCTGTACAGTTCTTTAAAGTATTTGATACAAACACGGCAGGCTTCAGTTTCCCTCCTCTTTTCTTTTGA GTACATGATACTCGCAACAACAACTGTGTCAACATTcgtaaaatatgttttctatgtCAGTGACATGCTTATGGAAGGACAATGGGAGAAAAAGGCTGTCTACACCTTTTACTTGGAACTTATACGAGACTTGCTTCACTTGTCTTTGTATCTGTGCTTCTTTCTTGTGATTTTCAT GAATTATGGTGTGCCTTTGCACTTGATTCGGGAGCTCTATGAAACATTCCGTAACTTCAGGGTCCGTATTGCTGATTACATTCGTTATAGGAAGATGACTTCAAATATGAATGATCGTTTTCCAGATGCAACGCCTGAAGAACTTGATGC AAGTGATGCAACCTGCATCATTTGTCGTGAGGAGATGGTTACAGCCAAGAAACTAATTTGTGGACATCTTTTTCATATGCATTGTCTCCGTTCATGGTTAGAGCGACAGCATACTTGTCCTACTTGCAGAGCCCTAGTTGTACCCCCTGAAAATGGGACAACTACTGCTGGAGGGCAACATGGGCCACGGTCTGATTTTCATCAAG CAAGTACATCCACACAGGGTTTGACTGGTGATGTAGCAGATGATAATTTGAATTGGCATCGGGCCAGACTCCAAGCTGCTGCTTCAGCTGCCGCAATATATGAAAAATCTTTTGTGTACCCTTCTCCAAATACACTAGTGTG GTCCCCTGGATATGTATCACTCCCCCAG GCATCTGGTGCCACCATGAACTATGGAGATAGACTCAGTGGTGATCTAAACATACCGGGCTCTCAGATGGAAGCTCAGAAGAAATTTCTTGAATACCATATTGAG GTCTTGCAAAACCAGCTCCAACTTCTACAGAAACTATCGAAACCAGAGGAAGGCATGGGCATGGCCCCCACTGCATCATCAGCTGGCAAGGGAAAGGACGTtgcttcttcatcttcttctgtTCCAGACTCGGGTCATCATGGAGAAATTGAAGAAACTGATACATAG